Proteins from one Listeria weihenstephanensis genomic window:
- a CDS encoding bifunctional folylpolyglutamate synthase/dihydrofolate synthase: MYFKEYSEAITWIHGTLRMGIKPGLKRMEYMLTKLDHPENKNKWVHIAGTNGKGSTLTFIRNVLEQSGYKVGTFTSPYIESFNERISINGIPVDNDAIITLCNRIKPLADELADTEWGHPSEFEIITVMMFLYFAEYATIDIGLVEVGLGGRLDSTNVITPLISVVTTIGMDHMEFLGNTIHDIALEKAGIFKPDIPIVSGVIQVEVQELYKVRADDLGSAIYQLGVNFIAEKDSNQRLSYAAPGLELTNIPVGLLGDHQLNNAAVALKTVELLKEKQFQITDNQMRAGLKGSRWPGRLEKMQDSPTIYLDGAHNIEGIKALVKASDIFHGEPVKLLFTALQDKEFVEMIKLLKTIENVDIFLTTFDYPRALSVNEIEKIASENDISFVLDWKMATGKWAQDKSENVIMVTGSLYFIAEVRKMLL; the protein is encoded by the coding sequence ATGTATTTCAAAGAATATTCAGAAGCAATAACATGGATTCACGGTACGTTACGAATGGGAATCAAGCCAGGGCTTAAGCGTATGGAGTATATGTTAACAAAGCTTGACCACCCTGAAAATAAAAATAAATGGGTACATATTGCAGGTACAAATGGAAAAGGATCCACATTGACTTTTATTCGAAATGTTTTGGAACAATCAGGCTACAAGGTGGGTACATTCACATCCCCGTATATTGAAAGTTTCAATGAAAGAATTAGTATCAATGGTATTCCGGTGGATAACGATGCTATTATTACGCTTTGTAATCGTATCAAGCCTTTAGCAGATGAGCTAGCAGACACAGAGTGGGGTCATCCGTCTGAGTTTGAAATTATAACCGTGATGATGTTTCTTTACTTTGCAGAATACGCCACGATTGATATTGGTCTTGTGGAAGTGGGGCTTGGAGGAAGGCTAGATTCAACAAATGTTATCACACCATTAATCTCTGTAGTGACCACAATTGGGATGGATCATATGGAATTCTTAGGTAATACTATTCATGACATTGCTTTAGAAAAAGCCGGGATTTTCAAACCAGATATCCCAATCGTGAGCGGGGTTATACAGGTTGAAGTTCAGGAATTATACAAAGTGAGAGCAGATGATCTTGGCTCTGCTATTTACCAACTAGGCGTCAATTTCATTGCTGAAAAAGATAGTAATCAAAGACTAAGCTATGCGGCTCCTGGTTTGGAATTGACTAACATTCCAGTTGGGCTATTGGGAGATCATCAATTAAATAACGCTGCTGTAGCTTTGAAAACTGTGGAGTTATTAAAAGAAAAACAGTTTCAAATCACAGATAATCAGATGAGAGCGGGTTTGAAGGGCTCACGCTGGCCTGGCCGTTTAGAAAAAATGCAGGATAGTCCCACTATTTATTTAGATGGAGCGCATAATATTGAAGGGATAAAGGCTTTAGTAAAGGCTAGCGACATCTTTCATGGTGAACCAGTTAAACTACTTTTTACCGCTCTACAAGACAAAGAGTTTGTAGAAATGATTAAGCTTTTGAAAACTATTGAGAATGTTGATATATTCCTTACTACTTTTGATTATCCGAGAGCGTTATCAGTCAATGAAATAGAAAAAATTGCGAGTGAGAACGACATATCGTTTGTTTTAGATTGGAAAATGGCGACGGGTAAATGGGCGCAAGATAAGAGCGAGAATGTCATTATGGTCACAGGCTCGCTATATTTTATTGCTGAGGTTAGAAAAATGTTACTTTAA
- a CDS encoding valine--tRNA ligase, protein MTELNMPTKYNPQDTEKNRYDWWIEQGFFEADGKNEKPAYSVVIPPPNVTGKLHLGHAWDTTLQDILTRMKRMQGYDTLYLPGMDHAGIATQAKVEAKLRENNITRYDLGREKFVAKAWDWKEEYASVIREQWKKVGLGLDYSRERFTLDAGLSDAVNKVFVSLYEKKLIYRGQYIINWDPVAKTALSDIEVIHQDVEGQFYHLKYPLTDGSGFLEVATTRPETIPGDTAVAVHPKDERYKDYIGKTITLPIIGREIPIIADDYVEREFGSGVVKITPAHDPNDFEVGNRHDLPRIIVMNEDATMNEASGKYNGMDRFEARKAIIEDFKGLDLFIKQEPHLHSVGHSERTGAIVEPYLSMQWFVKMQPLAEQAVKLQENEDEKVNFIPERFEKTYLTWMENIHDWCISRQLWWGHRIPAWYHKETGELYVGEEAPTDIENWKQDEDVLDTWFSSALWPFSTMGWPDEENPDFKKFFPTSTLVTGYDIIFFWVSRMIFQSVEFTDVKPFKDTLIHGLVRDADGKKMSKSLGNGVDPIEVVEKYGADSLRYTLSTGTAPGQDLKFSFEKVESTWNFINKIWNASRFALMNMEGMKYESINLSNVTEVSDKWILTRLNETIGTVTNLADKYEFGEVGRTLYNFIWDEFCDWYIEITKISLYGDDLEAKQTTRSVLAYVLDNTMRLLHPFMPFVTEEIWQNLPHNGVSITIASWPEVNESQIDKDAAESMKLLVEVIRAVRNIRAEVNTPLSKQIELQLKPKTEAHKAILEKNISYIERFCNPETTTISFDIEPSKTAMTAVVSGAEIYLPLEGLINIDEEIARLEKELSKWKKEVSRVQGKLSNEKFMAKAPANVIEEEREKEKDYMDKKSLVEERINSLKNN, encoded by the coding sequence ATGACCGAGTTAAACATGCCAACAAAATATAATCCGCAAGATACTGAAAAAAATAGATATGACTGGTGGATAGAACAAGGTTTTTTTGAAGCAGATGGAAAAAATGAAAAGCCAGCTTATTCTGTTGTTATTCCGCCTCCCAACGTTACTGGGAAACTTCATTTAGGACATGCTTGGGACACAACCTTACAAGATATTCTTACACGTATGAAGCGAATGCAAGGATACGATACGCTATATTTACCAGGTATGGATCATGCAGGTATTGCAACTCAGGCGAAAGTCGAGGCTAAACTACGTGAGAATAATATCACACGTTATGATCTTGGACGCGAAAAATTTGTTGCTAAAGCTTGGGATTGGAAAGAAGAATATGCTTCTGTTATCCGTGAACAATGGAAAAAAGTTGGTTTAGGCCTCGATTATTCTAGAGAGAGATTCACACTAGATGCAGGTCTGTCCGATGCTGTAAATAAAGTGTTCGTATCCCTTTACGAAAAAAAACTAATATATCGCGGTCAATATATAATAAATTGGGACCCAGTTGCAAAAACTGCCTTATCAGATATTGAAGTTATCCATCAAGATGTAGAAGGGCAATTCTATCATTTGAAATACCCATTAACAGATGGCTCTGGTTTTCTTGAGGTAGCTACGACTAGGCCTGAAACTATTCCTGGAGATACTGCAGTTGCGGTACATCCAAAAGACGAACGGTATAAAGATTATATCGGTAAAACAATCACATTACCGATAATTGGTAGAGAAATTCCGATTATTGCTGATGATTACGTAGAACGCGAATTTGGTTCAGGGGTTGTAAAAATCACACCAGCACACGATCCAAATGATTTTGAAGTAGGAAATCGCCATGATTTACCACGCATTATCGTTATGAATGAGGATGCTACGATGAATGAGGCTTCTGGAAAGTATAACGGCATGGACCGCTTCGAAGCACGTAAAGCTATTATTGAAGACTTCAAAGGACTAGATTTATTCATTAAGCAAGAGCCGCATCTTCATTCAGTAGGTCATTCTGAGCGAACAGGTGCCATCGTTGAACCTTATTTATCCATGCAGTGGTTCGTTAAAATGCAACCACTAGCTGAGCAAGCTGTTAAATTACAAGAAAATGAAGATGAAAAAGTAAATTTCATTCCTGAGCGTTTTGAGAAAACCTATTTGACTTGGATGGAAAACATTCATGATTGGTGTATCTCGCGTCAACTATGGTGGGGGCATCGCATTCCAGCTTGGTACCATAAAGAAACTGGTGAACTATATGTCGGAGAAGAAGCTCCAACAGATATTGAAAATTGGAAGCAAGATGAAGATGTTCTAGATACTTGGTTTAGCTCCGCGTTATGGCCTTTTTCAACAATGGGGTGGCCCGATGAAGAAAATCCAGATTTCAAAAAATTCTTCCCAACGAGCACACTGGTAACGGGTTACGATATTATTTTCTTCTGGGTATCTCGAATGATTTTCCAATCAGTAGAGTTTACCGATGTAAAACCATTTAAAGATACATTGATCCACGGTCTAGTGCGTGATGCAGATGGTAAAAAAATGTCGAAATCACTAGGTAATGGTGTAGATCCAATTGAGGTAGTTGAAAAATATGGCGCAGATTCTCTAAGGTATACGCTATCAACAGGAACTGCCCCAGGTCAAGATTTGAAATTCAGCTTTGAAAAAGTAGAATCGACATGGAATTTCATTAACAAAATTTGGAACGCTTCTCGTTTTGCATTGATGAATATGGAAGGTATGAAATATGAATCTATTAATCTGTCGAATGTTACAGAGGTAAGTGATAAATGGATTCTGACGCGCCTTAATGAAACTATTGGGACTGTTACTAATTTGGCGGATAAATATGAGTTTGGTGAGGTCGGTAGAACCCTATATAACTTTATCTGGGATGAATTCTGTGATTGGTATATTGAAATAACGAAGATTTCTTTATACGGCGACGATCTGGAAGCAAAACAAACGACAAGATCCGTTTTAGCTTATGTTTTAGATAACACAATGAGATTATTACATCCATTTATGCCATTTGTAACAGAAGAAATTTGGCAAAACCTACCGCATAATGGTGTTTCCATTACAATCGCATCTTGGCCAGAAGTGAACGAAAGTCAGATTGACAAAGATGCAGCTGAATCCATGAAATTGCTAGTGGAAGTTATACGCGCTGTTCGTAATATTAGAGCAGAAGTTAATACACCATTAAGCAAACAAATTGAATTACAATTGAAACCAAAAACAGAGGCACACAAAGCCATTCTAGAGAAAAATATCTCTTATATTGAGCGTTTTTGTAATCCAGAAACAACGACAATTTCCTTTGACATTGAGCCATCTAAAACTGCGATGACAGCAGTAGTTTCAGGTGCAGAAATTTATCTACCTTTAGAAGGGCTAATAAACATTGACGAAGAAATCGCTCGCTTGGAAAAAGAACTTTCAAAATGGAAAAAAGAAGTTTCACGAGTACAAGGTAAATTATCCAACGAAAAATTTATGGCTAAGGCGCCTGCTAATGTTATTGAAGAAGAGCGAGAGAAAGAAAAAGACTATATGGATAAAAAATCATTAGTAGAAGAACGGATAAACTCATTGAAAAATAATTAA
- the hemL gene encoding glutamate-1-semialdehyde 2,1-aminomutase: MNKYTNSIKAFKESNKVLPGGVNSPVRAFKSVDADPVFMDHGKGAYLTDIDGNDYIDYVLSWGPLILGHANETVVKAVASAALKGTSFGTPTEIETELAKLVIERVPSVEMVRMVSSGTEATMSAIRLARGYTNRNKIVKFEGSYHGHGDSLLIKAGSGVATLGLPDSPGVTPGLAADTIAVPYNDLESVQYVFETYGEEIAAIIVEPVAGNMGVVPPVEGFLEGLREVTTKYGSLLIFDEVMTGFRVDFYSAQGLYVVTPDITCLGKVIGGGLPVGAYGGKKEIMEHIAPAGTIYQAGTLSGNPVAMNAGYATLKQLTPHHYDSFRTLIDQLEEGLLVLSKQYDVPVSINRAGSMFGSFFTDQKVTNYETAKTSDLSYFANYYREMLNNGIFLPPSQFEGLFMSTVHTDAEIAKTLEAIEASMKALR, translated from the coding sequence ATGAATAAATATACTAATTCAATAAAAGCATTTAAAGAATCCAATAAAGTATTACCTGGGGGAGTAAACAGCCCGGTCAGAGCCTTTAAATCAGTCGATGCAGACCCTGTTTTTATGGATCATGGGAAAGGTGCATATTTAACGGACATCGATGGCAATGATTATATCGATTACGTGTTATCATGGGGACCACTTATTTTAGGACATGCTAACGAAACCGTTGTAAAAGCAGTAGCAAGTGCTGCGCTAAAAGGAACTAGTTTTGGCACACCAACCGAAATTGAGACAGAATTAGCAAAATTGGTTATCGAGCGTGTGCCATCCGTTGAAATGGTCCGCATGGTATCTTCTGGGACCGAAGCAACGATGAGTGCCATCAGGCTAGCAAGAGGATACACGAATAGAAATAAGATTGTAAAATTTGAAGGAAGTTATCATGGTCATGGCGACTCCCTCCTTATTAAAGCAGGGTCGGGCGTGGCAACGCTGGGACTTCCTGATTCACCTGGTGTCACACCTGGGCTTGCTGCAGATACAATTGCAGTTCCATATAATGACTTAGAAAGTGTTCAGTATGTTTTTGAAACATACGGCGAAGAGATTGCAGCGATCATTGTTGAACCTGTAGCAGGAAACATGGGTGTTGTTCCTCCAGTTGAAGGGTTTTTAGAAGGTCTTCGTGAGGTAACAACGAAATACGGTAGCTTGCTAATTTTTGATGAGGTTATGACCGGTTTCCGAGTAGATTTTTACAGCGCACAAGGGCTATACGTTGTGACTCCTGATATCACATGCCTTGGAAAAGTTATTGGCGGTGGCCTACCAGTTGGGGCGTACGGTGGTAAAAAAGAAATCATGGAACACATTGCGCCAGCAGGTACAATTTATCAGGCGGGAACGCTCTCAGGAAACCCCGTAGCAATGAACGCTGGCTATGCAACATTGAAGCAATTAACCCCGCATCATTATGATAGTTTTAGAACACTAATTGATCAGCTTGAAGAAGGATTATTAGTACTATCCAAGCAATATGATGTCCCAGTGTCTATTAATAGAGCAGGCTCCATGTTTGGTTCCTTCTTTACAGATCAAAAAGTAACAAACTATGAGACTGCAAAAACATCAGATTTGAGTTACTTCGCTAACTATTACCGAGAAATGCTGAATAACGGCATCTTCTTACCACCATCACAATTTGAAGGATTATTCATGTCAACGGTGCACACCGATGCTGAGATAGCTAAAACGCTTGAAGCAATAGAAGCATCAATGAAGGCACTACGTTGA
- the hemB gene encoding porphobilinogen synthase translates to MLNQNFDRHRRLRNSAAMRDLVRETVLHTDDLIYPIFVKEGQEPKTEVTSMPGVFQFPLHELESEVATLIDLGIKAIILFGLPDDKDDVGSGAYHDHGIVQEAIRLVKRVAPEMIVIADTCLCEFTDHGHCGIFENGDVENDKSLELLKKTAISQAEAGADIIAPSNMMDGFVKIIREGLDEAGYNNIPIMSYAVKYASAFYGPFRDAANSAPQFGDRKTYQMDPANRLEALREAASDEREGADFLIVKPSLSYMDIIRDVRNQTNLPVVAYNVSGEYAMVKAASANGWIDEKRIVLEMLTSMKRAGVSLIITYFAKDVATYLKGDA, encoded by the coding sequence ATGCTAAATCAAAATTTTGATCGGCACCGGAGATTGCGTAATAGTGCTGCCATGCGTGATCTTGTACGCGAAACGGTGTTACATACGGATGATTTAATTTATCCTATTTTTGTAAAAGAGGGACAAGAGCCCAAAACAGAAGTTACATCGATGCCTGGGGTTTTCCAATTTCCGTTGCATGAGCTGGAATCAGAAGTAGCTACACTTATCGATTTGGGTATTAAAGCCATTATTCTGTTTGGGCTTCCCGATGATAAAGACGATGTTGGATCAGGTGCTTATCACGACCATGGTATTGTTCAAGAGGCGATTCGGCTAGTTAAGCGTGTTGCGCCTGAGATGATTGTTATTGCGGACACGTGTCTTTGTGAATTCACTGACCATGGACACTGCGGTATCTTTGAAAACGGTGATGTAGAAAATGATAAATCCCTTGAGTTACTTAAAAAAACAGCGATTAGTCAAGCGGAAGCAGGAGCTGATATCATTGCGCCCTCCAACATGATGGATGGTTTTGTGAAAATAATCCGTGAAGGTTTGGATGAGGCTGGATATAATAATATTCCGATTATGTCTTATGCTGTTAAATATGCGTCTGCTTTTTATGGTCCATTCCGAGATGCTGCCAACAGTGCACCGCAATTCGGAGATCGTAAAACATACCAAATGGATCCAGCTAATAGATTAGAAGCTCTGCGAGAAGCTGCTAGCGATGAGCGTGAAGGTGCCGATTTTTTAATTGTAAAACCGTCACTTTCTTACATGGATATCATTCGTGATGTTCGGAATCAGACGAATTTACCAGTTGTAGCCTATAACGTCAGCGGTGAGTATGCGATGGTAAAGGCCGCTAGTGCTAACGGCTGGATTGATGAGAAACGTATTGTCTTAGAAATGCTAACAAGTATGAAACGTGCTGGTGTGAGCCTTATTATTACCTATTTTGCTAAAGATGTTGCGACCTATTTAAAAGGAGATGCATAA
- a CDS encoding uroporphyrinogen-III synthase, whose protein sequence is MAKHVLLTREESKNKPWSTKLMEAGFTVSEVPMIETKAIRAEILVHAYDWIIFTSANTVHYYFQMGGHLPKSIKIAVIGEKTADELKYHGYSADFQPTLYTTDVFIVEWLNLGMEPQRVLIPKSSMARSEIAKCFSEQGHDVTENIIYETGLPEHACESLQKATSKQSIDVAIFASPSAWNNFVDCYQEDISKLTIASIGPVTTDVIRKSGFSVLYEPENYTMEQICQQLIEGEL, encoded by the coding sequence ATGGCTAAACATGTGTTGCTCACACGCGAGGAATCTAAGAATAAACCTTGGTCTACGAAGCTGATGGAAGCGGGATTCACTGTTTCCGAAGTCCCGATGATTGAAACAAAAGCGATCAGAGCGGAAATTCTTGTTCATGCATACGATTGGATTATATTCACGAGTGCTAACACGGTTCATTATTACTTTCAAATGGGAGGCCATCTACCAAAATCAATCAAAATAGCAGTAATCGGTGAAAAAACGGCAGATGAACTCAAATATCATGGCTATTCCGCGGATTTTCAACCAACGCTTTATACGACTGATGTGTTTATAGTAGAGTGGTTAAACCTTGGAATGGAACCTCAACGTGTTTTAATACCCAAAAGTAGTATGGCGCGTAGCGAAATCGCAAAATGTTTTTCAGAGCAAGGGCATGATGTCACGGAGAACATTATCTATGAGACCGGATTGCCTGAACATGCATGTGAGTCATTGCAAAAAGCGACGTCGAAACAATCTATTGATGTGGCTATTTTTGCGAGTCCATCCGCTTGGAATAACTTTGTAGATTGTTACCAAGAAGATATTTCTAAGCTAACCATTGCGTCGATCGGACCAGTTACAACGGACGTGATACGTAAATCAGGCTTTTCCGTACTTTATGAGCCAGAAAATTATACAATGGAACAAATTTGTCAGCAATTAATTGAGGGGGAATTATAA
- the hemC gene encoding hydroxymethylbilane synthase — MTRKIIVGSRRSQLALTQTKWVISKLQAHFPDVDFAIEEIVTKGDRILDVTLSKVGGKGLFVSEVEDALIEERIDFAVHSMKDVPSELAEGLVIGAIPKRENPLDCLIFKREKTLNDLAEGAVVGTSSLRRAAQLLHVRPDLTIQPIRGNIDTRLRKLEEENFDAIVLAAAGLKRMNWLDKLEHDYIFLDEATCLPAVGQGALAIECRETDSFVKELLEILQDAETTKAVISERTLLKALDGGCEIPIAGHATIKNGQLELKGLVSTVDGKVTHQVTEQGQDPIVLGQSVADKLIQMGAKEIIQELRENG, encoded by the coding sequence ATGACTCGTAAAATAATTGTAGGCTCAAGGCGCAGTCAATTAGCCTTAACTCAAACGAAATGGGTTATTTCAAAGCTTCAAGCACATTTTCCTGACGTTGATTTTGCAATCGAAGAAATCGTGACAAAAGGGGATCGAATTCTAGATGTAACCCTTAGCAAAGTCGGCGGAAAAGGGTTATTTGTATCAGAAGTAGAAGATGCACTTATCGAAGAACGCATTGATTTCGCGGTACATAGCATGAAAGATGTTCCCTCAGAATTAGCAGAAGGACTTGTCATCGGCGCGATTCCGAAACGTGAAAATCCATTGGACTGCCTTATTTTTAAGCGTGAAAAGACGCTAAATGACTTAGCAGAAGGTGCGGTTGTTGGTACAAGCAGTTTAAGACGAGCGGCACAATTGCTTCATGTCCGGCCAGATTTAACAATTCAACCAATTCGTGGGAACATTGATACAAGATTAAGAAAGCTAGAAGAAGAGAATTTTGACGCTATCGTGTTAGCTGCAGCGGGCTTGAAGCGAATGAATTGGCTTGATAAACTCGAGCATGATTATATTTTTCTAGATGAAGCCACCTGCCTGCCTGCAGTTGGACAAGGCGCGCTGGCGATTGAATGTCGTGAAACAGATTCGTTTGTCAAAGAGCTACTGGAAATACTGCAAGACGCGGAAACCACTAAGGCAGTCATTTCTGAGCGAACCCTATTAAAAGCGCTCGATGGTGGATGTGAAATTCCAATTGCCGGGCATGCAACGATTAAAAATGGTCAACTTGAACTTAAAGGTCTGGTAAGCACTGTCGACGGTAAGGTAACCCATCAAGTCACAGAGCAAGGCCAAGATCCAATAGTATTGGGTCAAAGTGTTGCAGATAAATTGATACAAATGGGAGCCAAAGAAATTATTCAAGAGTTGAGAGAAAATGGCTAA
- the hemA gene encoding glutamyl-tRNA reductase → MYILSVGLNHTSAPIEIRERLTFNPEEEEMALVSLHQEKSILENVIISTCNRTEIFAVVDQIHTGRYYIKRFLANWFQMDMQILEPYLLFFEEEAAVKHLYRVTSGLDSLIIGETQILGQVKDAFTHAQDFGTTGTILNQLFREAVHFAKNMHHTMKINENAVSISYAAVEIIKRRSEDVANKKTLIIGAGKMGVLALQNMKGAKISDITLLNRTSERAEMLANKHEVKWDHLTDIAQKLAEAEIVITSTSSTKPIIDQKMIADVMLHREKELIIVDIALPRNVEATCSNVPNVTLFDIDDLGGVIEENTQQRQALVIEIEQQIEEACAQFYEWEKQLGVVPIIKELREKALIIQAETMQSLANKLPDLTEREQVLVGKHMKSIINQLLKHPISELKEMAMCPDATHDIEVFQKIFDLEKSGSKEVSQTIKEKVGEKA, encoded by the coding sequence ATGTACATTCTCTCTGTCGGTCTAAATCATACAAGTGCGCCAATCGAAATACGAGAGCGGCTAACTTTCAATCCAGAAGAAGAGGAGATGGCATTAGTTTCCTTGCATCAAGAAAAAAGCATTTTAGAAAACGTCATTATCTCTACCTGTAATCGCACCGAAATCTTTGCTGTAGTGGATCAAATTCACACAGGCAGATACTATATCAAACGCTTCTTAGCAAATTGGTTCCAAATGGACATGCAAATTTTGGAGCCTTATTTGCTGTTTTTTGAAGAAGAAGCTGCAGTTAAACATCTATATCGCGTCACAAGTGGTCTAGATTCTTTAATTATAGGCGAAACCCAAATTCTTGGACAGGTGAAGGACGCTTTTACCCATGCTCAAGATTTCGGGACAACTGGAACAATTTTAAATCAACTTTTCCGGGAAGCGGTTCATTTTGCTAAAAATATGCATCATACTATGAAGATAAATGAAAATGCAGTATCGATTAGTTACGCTGCTGTGGAAATCATCAAAAGAAGAAGCGAAGACGTAGCGAATAAGAAAACACTTATTATCGGAGCAGGTAAAATGGGCGTATTAGCGCTTCAAAATATGAAAGGAGCTAAAATATCAGATATAACTTTACTCAACCGTACGAGCGAACGCGCGGAAATGCTTGCGAATAAGCACGAAGTAAAGTGGGATCATCTGACTGATATAGCTCAAAAATTAGCAGAGGCAGAAATTGTGATCACGTCAACTTCATCAACAAAACCAATCATTGATCAAAAGATGATCGCGGATGTAATGTTGCATCGCGAAAAAGAGTTGATCATTGTTGATATTGCATTGCCGCGTAACGTTGAAGCGACATGTTCAAATGTTCCCAATGTAACGCTATTTGATATTGATGATTTAGGTGGCGTCATCGAAGAAAATACACAACAACGTCAAGCGCTTGTGATAGAAATAGAACAACAAATTGAAGAGGCATGTGCGCAGTTTTATGAATGGGAAAAACAACTTGGAGTCGTCCCAATCATTAAAGAATTACGTGAAAAAGCACTCATTATTCAAGCAGAAACAATGCAAAGCCTCGCCAATAAATTACCAGACCTTACAGAACGAGAACAAGTCCTAGTTGGGAAGCATATGAAAAGCATCATTAATCAGCTTCTTAAGCATCCTATTTCAGAGCTAAAGGAAATGGCGATGTGTCCCGACGCAACACACGATATAGAAGTCTTCCAGAAAATTTTCGACCTCGAAAAATCAGGATCTAAAGAAGTATCACAAACAATCAAAGAAAAAGTGGGTGAAAAAGCATGA
- the yihA gene encoding ribosome biogenesis GTP-binding protein YihA/YsxC: protein MNINNVELVISAVWKEQYPDGGLPEFALAGRSNVGKSSFINTMIRRKSMARISQKPGKTQTLNFYKIEDSFFFVDVPGYGFAKVSKKERQKWGEMIETYMTSRTPLKAVIQIVDLRHKPTEDDRNMYEFLKYYQIPTIVIATKADKIPRSKWHKNMKIVKEALDFDPTDGFVMFSSETKMGKEEAWQLIEEAMK from the coding sequence ATGAATATAAATAATGTAGAACTTGTAATAAGTGCTGTTTGGAAAGAACAGTATCCAGATGGTGGATTGCCAGAATTCGCGCTTGCGGGCCGATCTAATGTAGGTAAGTCTTCTTTCATCAATACGATGATTCGCCGTAAAAGTATGGCTCGGATATCACAAAAACCAGGGAAAACGCAAACATTGAACTTTTATAAAATTGAAGATTCCTTTTTCTTCGTCGATGTTCCCGGCTACGGCTTTGCAAAAGTTTCTAAAAAAGAACGTCAAAAATGGGGCGAGATGATTGAAACTTACATGACGAGTAGAACGCCATTAAAAGCGGTGATTCAAATTGTAGATTTACGTCATAAACCGACCGAAGATGACCGGAATATGTATGAGTTTTTGAAATACTATCAAATTCCAACAATTGTTATTGCTACAAAAGCAGATAAAATTCCGCGTAGTAAATGGCATAAAAACATGAAAATTGTCAAAGAAGCACTAGATTTTGACCCAACAGATGGTTTTGTAATGTTTTCATCAGAAACAAAAATGGGCAAAGAAGAAGCTTGGCAACTTATTGAAGAGGCAATGAAATAA